The Arcobacter sp. LA11 genome includes a region encoding these proteins:
- a CDS encoding ion transporter: protein MKDLKKHLYTIFEHPASHAYGILVHSLIFLNIIVSIIIMFLQTEKALSDYFGIFDIINTINVMLFTLEYVLRLYSINYHHKRSRFKFAFTPFMIIDLIVILPYYLSLLNLDLGFLRALRIIRIFKLFRVVKYAEFDNLLFSILKEKKEEFIFIFVGLSVVVLTLTPIVYHFEKEVQPEVFSSMLTTMWWAVITFTTVGYGDMYPITAVGRVLTAIVSFLGIALYAIPGSIFTSALLEKMNDRKKKRKE from the coding sequence ATGAAAGATTTGAAAAAACATCTTTATACAATATTTGAACACCCAGCTAGTCATGCATATGGAATATTAGTACACTCACTAATTTTTCTAAATATTATAGTTAGTATTATAATTATGTTTTTACAAACAGAAAAAGCATTATCTGATTACTTTGGGATATTTGATATTATAAATACTATAAATGTAATGCTTTTCACCCTTGAATATGTACTAAGACTTTATAGTATAAATTATCATCATAAAAGAAGCCGGTTCAAGTTTGCTTTTACACCTTTTATGATTATTGACTTGATTGTAATACTTCCATATTATTTGTCACTATTGAACTTAGATTTAGGATTCTTAAGGGCATTAAGAATTATAAGAATATTTAAGCTTTTTAGAGTAGTAAAATATGCAGAGTTTGATAATCTTTTATTTAGTATTTTAAAAGAGAAAAAAGAAGAATTTATATTTATTTTTGTAGGTTTATCTGTAGTAGTTTTAACTCTAACTCCTATTGTGTATCATTTTGAAAAAGAAGTTCAACCAGAAGTATTTTCAAGTATGTTAACAACTATGTGGTGGGCTGTTATAACTTTTACAACAGTTGGTTATGGTGATATGTATCCAATAACTGCAGTAGGTAGAGTATTAACTGCGATTGTAAGTTTTTTAGGAATTGCTTTATATGCAATACCAGGAAGTATTTTTACTTCTGCACTTTTAGAAAAGATGAATGATAGAAAGAAAAAACGAAAAGAGTAG
- a CDS encoding 3'-5' exonuclease: protein MIILDFETNTTNEHDVIEVAAVKVVLEDTKYKVVDKFHRYYLSRYSVNPYSYAVHKLTPEKILAHRAGATYSSYFSEDLEFVDFCKDAKTLIAHNISFELRHLYKIAEFENHFCTMKENKHIVKALNVRGNVKNPKLDETCFYYGIEFDPNSYHSATYDVSKTYEILNRMSKKVGQ from the coding sequence ATGATTATATTAGATTTTGAAACAAATACAACAAATGAACATGATGTTATAGAAGTTGCTGCTGTTAAAGTGGTGTTAGAAGATACTAAATACAAAGTAGTGGATAAATTTCATAGATATTATTTATCTAGGTATTCTGTAAATCCATACTCTTATGCAGTTCATAAGTTAACTCCTGAAAAAATACTAGCTCATAGGGCTGGTGCTACGTATAGTTCTTATTTTAGTGAAGATTTAGAATTTGTAGATTTTTGTAAAGATGCAAAAACACTTATTGCTCATAATATAAGTTTTGAGCTACGACATTTATATAAAATAGCAGAATTTGAAAATCATTTTTGTACTATGAAAGAGAATAAACATATAGTAAAAGCTTTAAATGTAAGAGGAAATGTTAAAAATCCAAAGCTAGATGAAACTTGCTTCTATTATGGTATTGAGTTTGATCCAAATTCTTACCACAGTGCAACTTATGATGTTAGTAAAACTTATGAGATATTGAACCGAATGAGTAAAAAAGTAGGGCAATGA
- a CDS encoding SLC13 family permease: MELITSTNNHSIAVMLLTALALFLFTREKIPLETSSLFIIVALTVGFTIFPYEYENTQIHALDFFSGFGHEALIAVCALMIAGQGLVRTGALEPVGRVLSRLWGSYPKLSLLLTLIVGATLSAFVNNVPIVILLLPILTAVSIKTKSSASKVLMPMGFATLIGGMSTTIGTSTNLLVVSVAVDMGMKDFGMFDFFLPVLIAGSFAMLYLWLIVPYFIKERQAPLTDTSPRVFTAKLMISEDSNSKDQPLNELIEKTDGMMKVLRIHRNNTDMYILPNSNTIIKAEDMLVVEDTPENLKSYETILEAVLYSSLGAVDEEHPLMAEEQQIAEVIISQGSRLNNTTLSQSRFLRRHNLVALALHRSGKKTETILKNISDVTLKIGDVLLIQGKSEHILELKQARELLVLDATSDLTHTKQAPLAFLIMFGIVAIAALGILPIAISATLGVLLMFLTSCINWKDASSALNTQVILIVVASLALGTALLKTGAASYLAYLFVSAMDGMSTTFMLSGLMLLMAIMTNIVSNNAAAVIGTPIAIGIAQQLNLPAEPFVLAVLFGANMSYATPMAYKTNLLVMTAGGYTFGDFLKVGIPLTFIMWITFSWLLPVLYNL, encoded by the coding sequence ATGGAATTGATCACGTCTACTAATAATCACTCTATAGCAGTGATGTTATTGACAGCTTTAGCACTATTTTTATTTACACGTGAAAAGATTCCCTTGGAAACTTCTAGTCTTTTTATTATCGTTGCATTAACTGTAGGTTTTACAATTTTTCCTTATGAGTATGAAAATACACAAATCCATGCTTTAGATTTTTTCTCTGGCTTTGGACATGAAGCGTTAATAGCTGTTTGCGCTTTAATGATTGCAGGGCAAGGATTAGTAAGAACTGGTGCATTAGAGCCCGTAGGAAGAGTATTATCAAGACTATGGGGCAGCTATCCTAAGCTATCTCTACTTCTTACTTTAATAGTAGGTGCGACATTAAGTGCCTTTGTAAACAATGTACCTATTGTAATTTTATTATTACCAATCTTGACCGCTGTTTCTATAAAAACAAAGAGTTCTGCTTCAAAAGTTTTGATGCCTATGGGATTTGCTACATTAATAGGTGGGATGAGTACTACTATTGGAACATCTACAAATTTATTAGTTGTTTCAGTTGCGGTAGATATGGGAATGAAAGACTTTGGTATGTTTGACTTTTTTCTTCCAGTTTTAATTGCAGGTTCATTTGCCATGCTTTACTTATGGTTAATCGTTCCTTATTTTATAAAAGAGAGACAAGCACCACTTACTGATACTTCACCTAGAGTATTTACTGCAAAATTGATGATTTCGGAAGATTCTAATTCAAAAGATCAACCACTAAACGAACTAATTGAAAAAACTGATGGGATGATGAAAGTTCTAAGAATCCATAGAAACAACACGGATATGTATATTTTGCCAAATTCAAATACAATAATCAAAGCTGAAGATATGTTAGTAGTAGAAGATACTCCTGAAAATCTAAAAAGCTATGAAACAATTCTTGAAGCAGTTCTATATAGTAGTTTAGGTGCAGTTGATGAAGAGCATCCTTTGATGGCAGAAGAACAACAAATAGCAGAAGTTATCATCTCTCAAGGTTCAAGATTAAACAATACAACTCTATCTCAAAGTAGATTTTTACGAAGACACAACCTAGTAGCTTTAGCCTTACATCGTTCAGGTAAAAAAACAGAAACAATTTTAAAAAATATATCAGATGTAACACTAAAAATAGGTGATGTTCTATTAATACAAGGAAAGAGTGAACATATTCTAGAACTAAAACAAGCTAGAGAACTATTAGTTTTAGATGCAACCTCTGATTTAACCCATACAAAACAAGCACCTTTAGCATTTTTAATCATGTTTGGTATCGTTGCAATTGCAGCTTTAGGAATACTTCCAATTGCAATAAGTGCAACACTTGGTGTGCTTTTGATGTTTTTAACCTCTTGTATAAATTGGAAAGATGCTTCATCAGCTTTAAATACACAAGTTATACTAATCGTCGTTGCTTCGCTAGCTTTAGGAACAGCACTTCTAAAAACTGGAGCAGCATCCTATCTAGCATATTTATTTGTATCTGCAATGGATGGCATGTCCACAACCTTTATGCTAAGTGGATTGATGTTACTAATGGCAATCATGACAAATATAGTATCAAACAACGCAGCAGCAGTAATAGGAACTCCTATTGCAATAGGAATAGCACAACAACTAAACTTACCAGCAGAACCTTTTGTCCTAGCAGTTCTTTTTGGAGCAAATATGAGTTATGCTACACCAATGGCATATAAAACAAATCTTTTAGTTATGACAGCAGGAGGATATACTTTTGGGGACTTCTTAAAAGTTGGTATTCCTTTGACTTTTATAATGTGGATAACATTCTCTTGGTTATTGCCTGTGTTATATAATTTGTAG
- a CDS encoding rhodanese-like domain-containing protein, with translation MNENMIYILVALAIFIAYRKYTQYKVLKLVPSLLKEGGKIIDVRSTDEFAIAHKDGSINIPLDSLKKRIKELDNTKPVILCCASGSRSGLAKRLLMANKFENVHNAGTWRALTKI, from the coding sequence ATGAATGAAAATATGATTTATATACTAGTTGCACTAGCAATTTTTATAGCCTATAGAAAATACACTCAATACAAGGTATTAAAACTTGTCCCATCTCTTCTTAAAGAAGGTGGAAAAATTATTGATGTTAGAAGTACTGATGAATTTGCAATAGCTCATAAAGATGGAAGTATCAACATCCCACTAGATTCACTAAAAAAAAGAATAAAAGAGCTAGATAATACTAAGCCTGTAATTCTTTGTTGTGCAAGTGGAAGTCGAAGTGGATTAGCAAAACGACTTTTAATGGCTAATAAATTTGAAAATGTTCATAATGCAGGGACATGGAGAGCTCTTACAAAAATTTAG
- a CDS encoding YdiU family protein, translating into MNELKQNQPTIKTLSDIAKFSDYSLINTLNSDPDATTDGVDYFPRQVFSGHFVPVKPTPIANPEYIAHSKEFFRELGFDDSLALSPDFISMFSGDISNVPEPMSKLGWACGYALSIYGTEYIAQCPFQTGNGYGDGRAISVLEVVTGGKRWEMQLKGGGKTPYCRGADGRAVLRSSVREFLAQEHMHSLGIPTSRSLSLYTSKTEKVQRSWYRDDSRSWDADIMVSESVAISTRVAPSFIRVGQLELFARRTRKNEHLEAREELEKLVLHLIEREYSEVIDSSLSLEEKVIVLAKEFRRRLTSLVANWVRVGFCQGNFNSDNTAVGGFTLDYGPFGFIDLFDPSYQSWTGGGQHFSFLNQPAAAEKNFHMFYTALQQLLIGQEEYLVELNKIRRDFLYVMQEEMEKMWAKKLGLKAFDQELFSELKTLMIQTNIDYTIFFRELSEVPEDIEPIKKSFYNENLDEVIINRWSQWFEKWKLQINSIDSHELSSEMKLVNPKYILREWILVPAYKKAKEGDYSLVRELQEIMTQPYSEQSKEIEEKYYRLKPSEFFEVGGISHVSCSS; encoded by the coding sequence ATGAACGAATTAAAACAAAACCAACCAACTATCAAAACACTTTCAGATATAGCTAAATTTTCTGATTATTCATTAATAAATACATTAAACAGTGACCCAGATGCTACCACAGATGGAGTTGACTATTTTCCAAGACAAGTCTTTTCAGGTCATTTTGTTCCTGTTAAGCCAACACCTATAGCCAACCCAGAGTATATTGCACATAGTAAAGAGTTTTTTAGGGAGTTAGGCTTTGATGATAGTTTAGCTCTATCTCCTGATTTCATTAGTATGTTTTCAGGTGATATATCAAATGTCCCAGAACCTATGAGTAAGCTTGGCTGGGCTTGTGGATATGCTCTTTCTATTTATGGTACTGAATATATTGCTCAGTGTCCATTTCAAACTGGAAATGGATATGGCGATGGTCGGGCAATTTCAGTACTTGAAGTAGTAACTGGTGGAAAGAGATGGGAAATGCAATTAAAAGGTGGAGGTAAAACACCATATTGTAGAGGAGCTGATGGAAGAGCGGTGTTACGTTCTAGTGTTCGCGAGTTTTTAGCTCAGGAACATATGCATTCTCTTGGAATTCCTACATCACGTTCTTTAAGTTTATATACTTCTAAGACAGAAAAAGTCCAAAGATCGTGGTATAGAGATGATTCTCGCTCGTGGGATGCTGATATTATGGTTTCTGAATCTGTTGCTATCTCGACACGTGTTGCACCTTCTTTTATAAGAGTAGGGCAATTAGAGCTTTTTGCAAGACGTACTCGTAAAAATGAACATCTAGAAGCTAGAGAAGAACTTGAAAAGTTAGTTTTACATCTAATTGAGCGTGAGTATAGTGAAGTTATAGATAGTAGTTTAAGTTTAGAAGAAAAAGTGATAGTTTTAGCAAAAGAGTTTAGAAGACGTTTAACCTCTCTTGTGGCAAACTGGGTTAGAGTAGGATTTTGTCAAGGAAATTTCAATAGTGATAATACTGCTGTTGGTGGATTTACACTTGATTATGGTCCATTTGGTTTTATTGATTTATTTGACCCAAGTTATCAGTCGTGGACAGGTGGTGGACAGCATTTTTCATTTTTAAATCAACCAGCTGCTGCTGAAAAAAACTTTCATATGTTTTATACTGCATTACAGCAGTTGTTAATAGGACAAGAAGAATATCTTGTAGAACTAAATAAAATTAGAAGAGACTTTCTTTATGTGATGCAAGAAGAGATGGAAAAAATGTGGGCTAAAAAACTTGGACTTAAGGCTTTTGACCAAGAGTTGTTTAGTGAGCTTAAAACACTTATGATACAAACTAATATTGACTATACTATCTTTTTCCGTGAACTTTCAGAAGTACCTGAAGATATTGAGCCAATTAAAAAAAGTTTCTATAATGAAAACTTAGATGAAGTTATTATTAATCGTTGGTCTCAGTGGTTTGAAAAATGGAAGTTACAAATCAATAGTATTGATTCTCATGAACTTTCATCTGAAATGAAACTAGTAAATCCAAAATATATTTTAAGAGAGTGGATTTTAGTTCCTGCATATAAAAAGGCTAAAGAGGGTGATTATTCTTTAGTTCGAGAACTTCAAGAAATAATGACACAGCCATACTCTGAACAATCTAAAGAAATAGAAGAGAAATACTATAGATTGAAACCTTCAGAGTTTTTTGAAGTAGGTGGAATATCTCATGTGAGTTGTTCGTCGTAA
- a CDS encoding helix-turn-helix domain-containing protein has product MSDLQKYIEKRKKLDKEFAENFDKGYEEFKIGEMLKQARVETGMTQEDLATKLHTKKSAISRIENHAQDIKLSTLQNFANILGKELKIQIV; this is encoded by the coding sequence ATGAGTGATTTACAAAAATATATAGAAAAAAGAAAGAAACTAGATAAAGAGTTCGCCGAAAACTTTGATAAGGGTTACGAAGAGTTTAAGATAGGAGAAATGTTAAAACAAGCTAGAGTTGAAACTGGTATGACTCAAGAAGATTTAGCTACAAAGCTTCATACAAAAAAATCAGCGATATCAAGAATAGAAAACCATGCTCAAGATATAAAACTATCTACATTACAAAACTTTGCAAACATCCTTGGAAAAGAATTAAAGATACAAATAGTTTAA
- a CDS encoding type II toxin-antitoxin system RelE/ParE family toxin yields MKEILFYKTKLGKSPIDDFLNSLNVKEVQKVTWVLQLIEESNIVSTKFYKKLVNTDDIFEIRVQYTNNSFRFLGFEHKGNFVILTNAFRKKDQKTPLKEIELAKRRKKEYLEDE; encoded by the coding sequence ATGAAAGAGATCTTATTTTACAAAACTAAATTAGGGAAAAGTCCAATTGACGATTTTTTAAACTCTTTAAATGTAAAAGAAGTTCAAAAAGTAACTTGGGTTTTACAACTGATTGAAGAATCAAATATCGTATCTACAAAATTTTATAAAAAACTAGTAAATACAGATGACATCTTTGAAATTCGTGTTCAGTATACAAATAATAGTTTTAGGTTTCTTGGTTTTGAGCATAAAGGTAACTTTGTTATTTTGACAAATGCTTTTAGGAAAAAAGATCAAAAGACACCTCTAAAAGAAATTGAATTAGCCAAAAGAAGGAAAAAGGAGTACTTAGAAGATGAGTGA
- a CDS encoding type II toxin-antitoxin system HicA family toxin has product MSKKDKLLIKFLENPPRKNLTFKELSSLFNSLGFKKIEGAGSAVKFYNKEKDLLINLHKPHPNDILKVYIIKQIQNKLKEII; this is encoded by the coding sequence ATGAGTAAAAAAGATAAACTTTTAATAAAATTCTTGGAGAATCCTCCAAGAAAAAATTTAACATTTAAAGAATTGAGTTCTTTATTTAACTCTTTAGGTTTTAAAAAGATTGAAGGTGCTGGTTCAGCTGTGAAGTTTTACAATAAAGAAAAAGATTTACTTATAAATCTTCATAAACCACACCCAAATGATATTTTAAAAGTTTATATTATAAAACAGATACAAAATAAATTAAAGGAGATTATCTAG
- a CDS encoding type II toxin-antitoxin system HicB family antitoxin has translation MSNTIEYNGYIGTIEYSQEDKCFFGKLDMINDLVTFEANNADDLEENFRNSVDEYIETCKQLGREPQKAFKGVFNVRTGSELHMAAVRNALKMGISLNSYIKILIEKDVKLSLS, from the coding sequence ATGTCAAATACTATTGAATACAACGGATATATTGGTACTATTGAATACTCTCAAGAAGACAAATGCTTTTTTGGTAAATTAGATATGATAAATGACCTAGTAACTTTTGAAGCTAATAATGCAGATGATTTAGAAGAAAACTTTAGAAATTCAGTTGATGAATACATAGAAACTTGCAAACAACTAGGACGTGAACCACAAAAAGCTTTTAAGGGTGTTTTCAATGTAAGAACAGGAAGCGAACTACATATGGCTGCTGTTAGAAATGCTTTGAAAATGGGTATTTCTTTGAACTCATATATCAAGATTCTTATTGAGAAAGATGTGAAACTATCTTTGAGTTAA
- the dinD gene encoding DNA damage-inducible protein D has product MESEIITSLTNNFESVSNQTEDRVSFWFARDLQQLLGYTKWDNFKNVIFKAKTACEVSGQEVEDHFADVGKTIQMPKNAEKTIEDIMLTRYACYLIAQNGDSKKEQIAFAQTYFAIQTRKAELIEQRILEQERVEARKKLSQTEKELSQVIYEQTGKNENFAFIRSKGDKALFNHTTQEMKEKWDINKSKPLADFMPTILLKAKDFATEITIYNAKDKLMNTETKISNEHITNNKAVRDTLLSRGIVPEKIAPEKDIKKVERKIKSEEKKTLNSKDSLSVKSDEA; this is encoded by the coding sequence ATGGAGAGTGAGATTATTACTTCTTTGACAAACAATTTTGAATCAGTATCAAATCAGACAGAAGATAGAGTTTCTTTTTGGTTTGCAAGAGATTTACAACAACTTTTAGGATATACAAAATGGGATAATTTTAAAAATGTAATATTTAAAGCAAAAACAGCTTGCGAAGTTTCAGGACAAGAAGTTGAAGATCATTTTGCCGATGTCGGGAAAACGATACAAATGCCTAAGAATGCTGAAAAAACGATAGAAGATATTATGCTTACTAGATATGCTTGTTATCTAATAGCTCAAAATGGAGATAGTAAAAAAGAACAAATAGCTTTTGCTCAAACATATTTTGCAATACAGACAAGAAAAGCAGAATTAATAGAACAACGAATATTAGAACAAGAAAGAGTAGAAGCTAGAAAAAAACTATCTCAAACAGAAAAAGAATTATCGCAAGTAATATATGAACAAACAGGAAAAAATGAAAACTTTGCATTTATTAGAAGCAAAGGAGATAAAGCACTTTTTAATCATACTACTCAAGAAATGAAAGAAAAATGGGATATAAATAAATCAAAACCTTTAGCAGATTTTATGCCTACAATATTACTAAAAGCAAAAGATTTTGCAACTGAAATTACTATTTATAATGCAAAAGATAAGTTGATGAATACCGAAACAAAAATTTCAAATGAACACATTACAAATAATAAAGCAGTGAGAGATACCTTATTATCTAGAGGTATAGTTCCTGAAAAAATAGCTCCAGAAAAAGACATTAAAAAAGTTGAAAGAAAAATAAAGAGTGAAGAAAAAAAGACTTTAAATAGTAAAGATAGTTTGAGTGTTAAAAGTGATGAAGCTTAG
- a CDS encoding DUF2779 domain-containing protein, producing the protein MNLSKSLYTKGIQCPKALWLKKYKKEVLTPPDETALARFETGNVVGDLACELFQNGVEIPYTTNFDEMIDQTTKHINDGIKYIYEATFNFNGILVLVDVLEIHENNVVSIYEVKSSSSVKDIYVHDTSIQYYVLKQLGFLIKTANVVHINSSYVRGNTLELDKLFTIADVTDEVVALQENIPTILKEFEIVLEDKINEPNIDIGKHCHNPYVCDAKDYCWKIQRAIPEYSIFNIFNLGSKKQVELYTEGITKIEDIPDDFAMTENQKQAVENYKSKETFINKEKIKEFVDTLTYPIYHLDFETFQQAIPEFKGISPYQQIPFQYSLHIEYADGTLEHKEYLAKDGIDPRIEIAKRLCSDIPNDVTVLAYNMSFEKGVIKRLASLYPELSIHLLSINENMKDLMIPFQKKYYVTPSMNGSYSIKYVLPALVPEFAKAYKELDGVQNGSQAMNAFANISKMEEGEKQKMRNSLIEYCKLDTLAMVKVLEKLKEVIK; encoded by the coding sequence ATGAATTTATCTAAATCCCTCTACACAAAAGGCATCCAATGCCCAAAAGCACTTTGGCTAAAAAAGTACAAGAAAGAAGTATTAACCCCACCAGATGAAACAGCACTAGCTAGATTTGAAACGGGAAATGTAGTAGGGGATTTAGCTTGCGAGCTTTTCCAAAATGGAGTAGAAATACCATATACTACAAACTTTGATGAAATGATTGACCAAACCACCAAACATATAAATGATGGTATCAAATATATCTATGAAGCTACTTTTAACTTCAATGGTATTTTGGTCTTAGTAGATGTATTAGAAATACATGAAAATAATGTAGTTTCTATCTATGAAGTAAAAAGTTCATCCTCAGTAAAAGATATATATGTTCATGATACTTCAATTCAATATTATGTACTAAAACAACTTGGGTTTTTAATTAAAACTGCAAATGTAGTACATATCAATAGCTCTTATGTAAGAGGTAATACTTTAGAGTTAGATAAGCTTTTTACTATTGCAGATGTTACAGATGAAGTTGTAGCTTTACAAGAGAATATTCCTACTATTTTAAAAGAGTTTGAAATAGTACTAGAAGATAAAATAAATGAACCAAATATTGATATAGGAAAACATTGTCATAATCCATATGTTTGTGATGCAAAAGATTATTGTTGGAAAATACAAAGAGCTATACCTGAATACTCTATTTTTAATATCTTCAATCTAGGAAGTAAAAAACAAGTAGAGTTATATACAGAAGGTATAACAAAAATAGAAGATATACCAGATGACTTTGCTATGACAGAAAATCAAAAACAAGCAGTAGAAAACTACAAGTCAAAAGAGACTTTTATAAATAAAGAAAAAATAAAAGAATTCGTAGATACTCTAACTTATCCTATCTATCACTTAGATTTTGAAACATTCCAACAAGCTATACCAGAGTTTAAAGGTATTAGTCCATATCAACAAATACCATTTCAATATTCACTTCATATAGAGTATGCAGATGGAACACTAGAACATAAAGAGTATTTAGCCAAAGATGGTATTGACCCAAGAATTGAAATAGCTAAAAGACTTTGTTCTGATATTCCAAATGATGTAACAGTATTAGCTTATAACATGAGCTTTGAAAAAGGTGTTATAAAAAGATTAGCAAGTTTATATCCAGAACTTAGTATTCATCTTCTAAGTATAAATGAAAATATGAAAGACCTGATGATACCTTTCCAAAAGAAATACTACGTAACACCATCTATGAATGGAAGTTATTCTATCAAATATGTATTACCAGCTTTAGTTCCAGAGTTTGCAAAAGCATATAAAGAATTAGATGGAGTACAAAATGGAAGTCAAGCTATGAATGCCTTTGCAAATATTAGTAAGATGGAAGAGGGAGAGAAACAGAAAATGAGAAATTCGCTTATTGAGTATTGTAAGTTGGATACTTTGGCGATGGTTAAGGTATTAGAAAAGTTGAAAGAAGTTATTAAATAA
- a CDS encoding ATP-dependent endonuclease, which produces MKLIKLVIENFRGIQGTCEIKFDNSNIIFLIGQNNIGKSTFLHAYEYFVSAKTLAEKEDFFDFSSENTITITGVFEKENDDDTDIDLVGTGRSSEPDWINKWVDTANGNIVKVKKVWNQIGNTFNKFTWSIEDNDWVTNGFGGLHSKLTKYTPTPIFINAMETEDSLEKKVNKLIQDEFLKKISENEEFEDEYNEAIEKVKSLQERIIGTDAITEYNGQINEAFSRIFTDLVLKIEPKGDDKIKLEDAIKNSHSILVQKDGVDREEAISSHGHGVIRQALFNFLTFLKRNSNGTRKEYLILFEEPELFLHPKIAYKLRESLYELSENSPYQILCATHSPLMIDISKDHSSLVRVAKENGMVRTYQADSILFNGNDNERRDRVIMINRFNPHICESFYADKVILVEGDTETIVYRDLLKRFYPNEEIFVVNTGSKNNIPFFQDVLTHFRVEHYVIHDVDTRTSIRDGREITNSAWTLNERIWEKVENANNIKNGLSRRYVHQQNFEDAHVRLDPSLDFSGKDKPFKAYTFAQSIEQNSNADCILWLRDMVGNKEILHDQIYIEQF; this is translated from the coding sequence ATGAAGTTAATAAAATTAGTAATAGAGAACTTTAGAGGAATTCAAGGAACGTGTGAAATTAAATTTGATAATTCAAATATTATTTTTTTAATTGGACAGAATAATATTGGTAAGTCTACTTTTTTACATGCTTATGAATATTTTGTTTCAGCTAAAACATTAGCAGAAAAAGAAGATTTTTTTGATTTTAGTTCAGAAAATACTATCACTATTACTGGAGTATTTGAAAAAGAAAATGATGATGATACTGATATAGACTTAGTTGGTACAGGTAGATCAAGTGAACCAGATTGGATTAATAAATGGGTTGATACAGCTAATGGTAATATTGTAAAAGTTAAAAAGGTTTGGAATCAAATTGGAAATACTTTTAATAAGTTTACTTGGAGTATAGAAGATAATGACTGGGTAACAAATGGTTTTGGTGGATTACATTCAAAACTTACAAAATACACTCCTACACCCATTTTCATTAACGCAATGGAAACAGAAGATTCTTTAGAAAAAAAAGTAAATAAACTAATACAAGATGAATTTTTAAAAAAAATAAGTGAAAATGAAGAATTTGAAGATGAATATAATGAAGCAATTGAAAAAGTAAAATCTCTTCAAGAAAGAATTATTGGAACAGATGCGATTACAGAGTATAACGGACAAATTAATGAAGCATTTAGTCGTATTTTTACAGATTTAGTATTAAAAATTGAACCTAAAGGTGATGATAAAATAAAACTTGAAGATGCTATAAAGAACTCTCATTCGATACTAGTTCAAAAAGATGGGGTAGATAGAGAAGAAGCAATTTCATCACATGGACATGGTGTAATTAGACAAGCTTTATTTAACTTTTTAACATTTTTAAAACGGAATAGTAATGGGACAAGAAAAGAGTATTTAATATTATTCGAGGAACCTGAGTTATTTTTACATCCTAAGATAGCATATAAATTAAGAGAAAGCTTATATGAACTTTCAGAAAATAGCCCGTATCAAATTTTATGTGCAACACATTCTCCTTTGATGATTGATATTTCTAAAGACCATTCTTCTTTAGTTCGAGTGGCTAAAGAAAATGGAATGGTTAGAACATATCAAGCAGATTCAATATTATTTAATGGGAATGATAATGAAAGAAGAGATAGAGTGATAATGATAAATAGGTTTAACCCTCATATTTGTGAATCTTTTTATGCTGATAAAGTAATATTAGTTGAAGGTGATACTGAGACAATTGTTTACAGGGATTTATTAAAACGATTTTATCCAAATGAAGAAATATTTGTTGTAAATACAGGTTCTAAAAATAACATTCCTTTTTTTCAGGATGTTTTAACTCACTTTAGAGTTGAACATTATGTAATTCATGATGTAGATACAAGAACATCAATTAGAGATGGTAGAGAAATTACTAATTCGGCATGGACTTTAAATGAGCGAATTTGGGAAAAAGTCGAGAATGCAAATAATATAAAAAATGGATTATCAAGAAGATATGTTCATCAACAAAATTTTGAAGATGCACATGTTCGACTAGATCCTAGTTTAGATTTTTCTGGAAAAGACAAACCATTTAAAGCATATACTTTTGCGCAAAGTATTGAACAAAATAGTAATGCTGATTGTATTTTATGGTTAAGAGATATGGTGGGGAATAAAGAAATACTGCATGACCAAATTTATATAGAACAATTTTAA